The following coding sequences lie in one Cronobacter universalis NCTC 9529 genomic window:
- a CDS encoding bile acid:sodium symporter family protein: MNWLKRLKIDTFLLVMIGVVIVASLFPCEGRVKTVFEYLTTAAIALLFFMHGAKLSREAILAGMGHWRLHLMVFLSTFVLFPLIGLAMKFIPHSVLPPSLYMGFLYLCALPATVQSAIAFTSVARGNVAAAVCSASASSILGIFLSPVLVGVMMQAQQGDTNTLDAIGKIVLQLMVPFVIGHLSRPLIGRWVDRHKKLINMTDRSSILLVVYVAFSEAVVEGIWHQVTGLSLLAVVVVSLVLLAIVLVVNVWMSRLFGFNKEDEITIVFCGSKKSLANGVPMANVLFPASQVGIMVLPLMIFHQIQLMVCAVMAQRYARRNEEKTGQKASAS, from the coding sequence ATGAACTGGCTGAAACGCCTGAAAATTGACACTTTTTTACTGGTTATGATTGGCGTCGTGATTGTCGCGTCGCTGTTTCCCTGCGAAGGGCGAGTCAAAACGGTGTTTGAATACCTCACCACGGCCGCCATCGCGCTGCTGTTTTTTATGCATGGCGCGAAACTCTCCCGTGAGGCGATTCTGGCCGGAATGGGGCACTGGCGGCTGCATCTGATGGTGTTTCTCAGCACGTTCGTGCTCTTCCCGCTGATTGGTCTGGCGATGAAGTTTATTCCGCACAGCGTATTGCCGCCGTCGCTCTATATGGGCTTTCTCTATCTCTGCGCGCTGCCTGCGACGGTACAGTCAGCCATCGCGTTTACCTCCGTCGCCCGCGGCAACGTGGCGGCGGCGGTATGCAGCGCGTCGGCGTCCAGCATTCTCGGGATTTTTCTCTCGCCGGTGCTGGTGGGGGTCATGATGCAGGCCCAGCAGGGCGACACCAACACGCTCGACGCCATCGGGAAAATTGTGCTGCAACTGATGGTGCCGTTTGTGATTGGGCATCTCTCGCGCCCGCTGATTGGCCGCTGGGTCGACCGACATAAAAAGCTTATCAATATGACCGACCGCTCGTCGATTCTGCTGGTGGTGTATGTCGCCTTCAGCGAGGCGGTAGTAGAGGGCATCTGGCATCAGGTGACGGGTCTTTCGCTGCTGGCGGTGGTCGTTGTGTCGCTGGTGCTGCTGGCGATTGTGCTGGTGGTGAACGTCTGGATGTCGCGCCTGTTCGGCTTTAATAAAGAAGATGAGATAACCATCGTCTTCTGCGGCTCCAAAAAGAGCCTCGCGAACGGCGTGCCGATGGCGAACGTGCTGTTTCCGGCAAGCCAGGTGGGGATCATGGTGCTGCCGCTGATGATTTTCCATCAGATCCAGCTGATGGTCTGCGCGGTCATGGCCCAGCGCTATGCGAGACGCAATGAAGAGAAAACAGGCCAGAAGGCATCCGCCTCCTGA
- the manA gene encoding mannose-6-phosphate isomerase produces the protein MQKLINSVQNYAWGSKTALTELYGVANPEGLPMAELWMGAHPKSSSKIQDAQGQTRALREVIEADKTALLGAPVAERFGELPFLFKVLCADQPLSIQVHPNKNASEDGFARENAAGIPLDAAERNYKDPNHKPELVFALTPFLAMNAFREFSEIVSLLQPVAGAHTAIAHFLAEPNADRLRDLFAGLLNMQGEEKSRALAVLKATVASQQGEPWDTIRFIAQFYPDDSGLFSPLLLNVVKLNPGEAMFLFAETPHAYLQGVALEVMANSDNVLRAGLTPKYIDIPELVANVKFVAKPAGELLTQPEKDGAALEFPIPVEDFAFSLHDLHSQPQSLAQESAAILFCVEGEAVLSKGDERLSLKPGESAFIAANESPVSVSGVGRLARVYNKLN, from the coding sequence ATGCAGAAACTCATTAACTCGGTGCAAAACTACGCCTGGGGCAGCAAAACGGCGTTAACGGAACTCTATGGCGTGGCGAACCCGGAAGGCCTGCCGATGGCGGAGCTGTGGATGGGCGCACACCCCAAAAGCAGCTCGAAAATTCAGGATGCGCAGGGCCAGACCCGCGCGCTTCGCGAGGTGATCGAGGCGGATAAAACTGCCCTGCTCGGCGCGCCGGTGGCGGAGCGCTTCGGCGAACTGCCGTTCCTGTTTAAAGTGCTGTGCGCCGACCAGCCGCTCTCTATTCAGGTACACCCGAACAAGAACGCTTCCGAAGACGGCTTCGCGCGTGAAAACGCGGCGGGCATTCCGCTGGACGCTGCCGAGCGCAATTATAAAGATCCGAACCACAAGCCGGAGCTGGTCTTCGCCCTGACGCCGTTCCTCGCCATGAACGCGTTCCGTGAGTTTTCTGAGATTGTCTCCCTGCTGCAGCCGGTCGCGGGCGCGCATACCGCTATCGCTCATTTCCTGGCCGAGCCGAATGCCGACCGCCTGCGCGATCTCTTCGCCGGGCTGCTGAATATGCAGGGCGAGGAGAAATCCCGCGCGCTGGCGGTGCTGAAAGCGACGGTCGCGAGCCAGCAGGGCGAGCCGTGGGACACCATCCGGTTTATCGCGCAGTTCTATCCGGACGACAGCGGCCTGTTCTCCCCGCTGCTGCTGAACGTGGTGAAACTGAACCCCGGCGAGGCGATGTTCCTGTTTGCCGAAACGCCGCACGCCTATTTGCAGGGCGTGGCGCTGGAGGTCATGGCCAACTCCGACAACGTGCTGCGCGCGGGCCTGACCCCGAAATATATCGATATTCCTGAGCTGGTCGCCAACGTGAAGTTTGTCGCCAAACCCGCGGGCGAACTGCTGACGCAGCCTGAGAAAGACGGCGCGGCGCTGGAGTTCCCGATCCCGGTCGAGGATTTCGCCTTCTCGCTGCACGATCTTCATTCGCAGCCGCAAAGCCTGGCGCAGGAGAGCGCCGCGATCCTGTTCTGCGTCGAGGGCGAAGCGGTGCTCAGCAAAGGCGACGAGCGCCTGAGCCTGAAACCGGGCGAATCGGCCTTCATCGCGGCGAATGAATCGCCGGTCAGCGTGAGCGGCGTGGGCCGTCTCGCGCGGGTCTATAATAAGCTCAACTAA
- a CDS encoding Mal regulon transcriptional regulator MalI, with protein sequence MSQAKRITINDVAQAAGVSVATVSLVLSGKGRISSATGQRVNDAIEQLGFVRNRQASALRGGPSGVIGLIVRDLTTPFYAELTAGLSEALEAQGRMLFLLQGGRDEARMQRCFDTLLDQGVDGVVVAGGTGQVAAWQAQARARNIPLLFASRASHHDEVDTVRPDNQQAARLVTEHLIHRGHQRIAWLGGASSSLTRAERLGGYCATLLQYGLPFHSEWIVECPAGQKQAAEAITELLRVNPTITAVLCHNSTVAMGAWFGLMRAGRQSGDGGYESYFENSVTLAAFAEVPEARLDDVPLTWVTTPAREMGHCVAERMMQRIQHGEESTGSLILGPRLVARR encoded by the coding sequence ATGAGTCAGGCGAAAAGAATCACTATCAATGATGTCGCACAGGCGGCGGGGGTGTCGGTCGCCACCGTTTCGCTGGTGCTGAGCGGCAAAGGACGGATCTCCAGCGCCACCGGCCAGCGGGTGAATGACGCTATTGAGCAGTTAGGATTTGTGCGTAACCGGCAGGCGTCGGCGCTGCGCGGCGGGCCAAGCGGGGTGATTGGGCTTATCGTGCGCGATCTCACCACGCCGTTTTACGCCGAGCTCACCGCAGGCCTCTCCGAGGCGCTGGAAGCGCAGGGGCGAATGCTCTTTCTGCTTCAGGGCGGGCGTGATGAAGCCCGGATGCAGCGCTGTTTCGATACGCTGCTCGACCAGGGCGTGGACGGCGTGGTGGTGGCCGGCGGTACGGGTCAGGTCGCCGCGTGGCAGGCGCAGGCCCGCGCGCGCAACATTCCGCTGCTTTTTGCCTCGCGCGCCAGCCATCATGATGAAGTGGACACGGTGCGCCCGGATAATCAACAGGCGGCGCGGCTGGTGACCGAGCATCTTATTCATCGCGGCCATCAGCGTATCGCCTGGCTGGGCGGCGCGAGTTCGTCGCTGACCCGCGCCGAACGGCTCGGCGGTTACTGCGCCACGCTTTTGCAGTATGGCCTGCCGTTTCACAGCGAGTGGATTGTTGAATGCCCGGCGGGGCAGAAACAGGCGGCGGAGGCCATCACCGAACTGCTGCGCGTAAACCCGACCATTACCGCCGTGTTGTGCCATAACAGTACCGTGGCGATGGGCGCGTGGTTCGGCCTGATGCGCGCCGGGCGGCAGAGCGGCGACGGGGGCTATGAGAGCTATTTTGAGAACAGCGTGACGCTGGCGGCGTTCGCGGAGGTGCCGGAGGCGCGGCTGGATGATGTGCCGTTGACCTGGGTGACGACGCCCGCCCGCGAAATGGGGCACTGCGTGGCGGAGCGCATGATGCAGCGTATTCAGCACGGCGAGGAATCTACCGGCAGCCTGATCCTCGGCCCGCGGCTGGTGGCGCGGCGCTGA
- a CDS encoding YdgA family protein: MKKSLVAVGVIVALGVIWTGGAWYTGKQFEKHVGEMVAEANAQLKRSAPQAGLELSYQDYQRGIFSSHLQLVVKPAAGQQEALLKPGQSVVLEQVVSHGPFPLADLKKLNILPAMASVHTTLVSNATTKALFDIAKGKSFADVQTRIGYGGATSSDIQLQALNYDTPDEKVSFSGGEFQLDADKDGNEVSLKGEAGSGLVNAVNEYGQHVQLTFNGLKADGNTKMTSFNERVGEQKLDLEKLAIAIEGQEMALLEGISLNGKSDVAKDGKSIDSQMDYVMNSLKVQNQNLGSGKMTLKIGNIDGQAWHQFSQQYNERSRALMAQPGIMDNPEQYQQQATEILLSSLPLLLKGNPVITIAPLSWKNAKGESTFNLSLFLKDPSQTPVSAAQAAPAEQLDRVVKTLDSKLVIPVDMATEMMTQVAKLEGYQQADAEKLAAQQVKGLAAMGQMFRITTMQDNSIVTSLQYANGQVNLNGQKMPLAEFVGMFGMPGLTAPEPQAVPAPGAPGVTPQPVPQQ; encoded by the coding sequence ATGAAAAAATCGCTGGTCGCCGTGGGCGTGATTGTCGCTCTCGGGGTTATCTGGACAGGTGGCGCGTGGTACACCGGTAAGCAGTTTGAAAAACATGTCGGCGAAATGGTGGCCGAAGCCAACGCGCAGCTTAAGCGCAGCGCGCCGCAGGCGGGGCTTGAGCTGAGCTACCAGGATTACCAGCGAGGGATTTTCAGCAGTCATCTGCAACTGGTGGTGAAACCCGCGGCAGGCCAGCAGGAAGCCCTGCTGAAACCTGGCCAGAGCGTGGTGCTGGAGCAGGTGGTGAGCCACGGCCCGTTCCCGCTCGCCGATCTGAAAAAACTCAATATCCTGCCCGCGATGGCGTCCGTGCACACCACGCTTGTGAGCAACGCCACGACCAAAGCGCTGTTTGATATCGCGAAAGGCAAATCGTTCGCCGACGTGCAGACCCGCATCGGCTACGGCGGCGCGACCTCCAGCGATATCCAGCTTCAGGCGCTGAACTACGACACGCCGGATGAGAAAGTCTCGTTCAGCGGCGGCGAATTCCAGCTGGATGCCGATAAAGACGGCAATGAAGTGAGCCTGAAAGGCGAAGCCGGAAGCGGCCTCGTTAACGCGGTCAACGAGTACGGCCAGCACGTTCAGCTCACCTTCAATGGCCTGAAGGCTGACGGCAACACCAAAATGACAAGCTTTAACGAGCGCGTCGGCGAGCAGAAGCTGGATCTCGAAAAACTGGCTATCGCGATTGAAGGCCAGGAGATGGCGCTGCTGGAAGGCATCAGCCTGAACGGCAAATCCGACGTGGCGAAAGATGGCAAGAGCATCGACAGCCAGATGGATTACGTCATGAACAGCCTGAAAGTGCAGAACCAGAATCTGGGCAGCGGCAAGATGACGCTGAAAATCGGCAACATCGACGGCCAGGCGTGGCACCAGTTCAGCCAGCAGTATAACGAGCGCAGCCGCGCGCTGATGGCGCAGCCGGGCATTATGGATAATCCGGAGCAGTATCAGCAGCAGGCGACCGAAATCCTGCTCTCGTCGCTGCCGCTGCTGCTGAAAGGCAACCCGGTTATCACTATCGCGCCGCTGAGCTGGAAAAACGCCAAAGGCGAAAGCACCTTTAACCTGTCGCTGTTCCTGAAGGATCCGAGCCAGACGCCGGTCAGCGCAGCCCAGGCCGCGCCTGCCGAGCAGCTGGATCGCGTGGTGAAAACTCTCGACAGCAAGCTGGTCATCCCGGTGGATATGGCGACGGAGATGATGACGCAGGTGGCGAAACTGGAAGGCTACCAGCAGGCGGACGCCGAGAAGCTGGCGGCGCAGCAGGTGAAAGGCCTCGCGGCGATGGGCCAGATGTTCCGCATCACCACGATGCAGGACAACAGCATCGTCACCAGCCTCCAGTACGCCAACGGTCAGGTTAACCTGAACGGGCAGAAAATGCCGCTGGCGGAGTTTGTCGGCATGTTCGGTATGCCAGGTCTGACCGCGCCGGAGCCGCAGGCGGTGCCGGCACCCGGCGCGCCGGGCGTGACGCCGCAGCCGGTACCGCAGCAGTAA
- a CDS encoding oxidoreductase, protein MKDNVRVGLIGYGYASKTFHAPLIAGTPGMELAAVSSSDAAKVHADWPGMAVVSDPKQLFNNPHLDLIVIPTPNDTHFPLAKAALEAGKHVVVDKPFTVTLSQARELETLAKSLGLVLSVFHNRRWDSDFLTLKQIIAEGQIGEVAYFESHFDRFRPKVRDRWREQAGPGSGIWYDLAPHLLDQAVQLFGLPVSINVDLAELRPSAQATDYFHAVLAYPERRVVLHGTMLAAAESARYIVHGTRGSYVKFGLDPQEESLKSGVRPPQENWGYDMRDGVLTVARGDMLDEQTLLTVPGNYPAYYAAVRSAIRGEGENPVPASQAIVVMELIEAGIESAKRRAAFCLRS, encoded by the coding sequence ATGAAAGATAATGTCCGGGTGGGATTAATCGGTTACGGCTACGCCAGTAAAACCTTTCACGCGCCGCTTATCGCCGGCACGCCAGGGATGGAGCTTGCCGCCGTCTCCAGCAGCGACGCCGCGAAAGTTCACGCCGACTGGCCGGGAATGGCCGTGGTCTCCGATCCCAAACAGCTGTTTAACAATCCGCATCTCGATCTGATTGTCATTCCCACGCCGAATGATACCCACTTCCCGCTGGCGAAAGCGGCGCTGGAAGCCGGTAAACATGTGGTGGTGGATAAACCCTTTACGGTCACGTTGTCGCAGGCGCGCGAGCTGGAGACGCTGGCGAAAAGCTTAGGCCTGGTGCTGTCGGTGTTTCATAACCGCCGCTGGGACAGCGATTTCCTGACGCTGAAACAGATTATCGCCGAAGGGCAGATTGGCGAAGTCGCCTACTTCGAATCGCATTTTGACCGCTTTCGCCCCAAGGTGCGCGACCGCTGGCGCGAGCAGGCCGGGCCGGGCAGCGGCATCTGGTACGATCTGGCGCCGCATTTGCTGGATCAGGCGGTACAGCTCTTCGGCCTGCCGGTCAGTATTAACGTCGATCTGGCTGAGCTACGCCCGAGCGCGCAGGCGACCGACTATTTTCACGCGGTGCTGGCGTACCCGGAGCGTCGCGTCGTGCTGCACGGCACCATGCTGGCGGCGGCGGAATCCGCGCGCTATATCGTTCACGGCACCCGCGGCAGCTATGTGAAGTTCGGGCTGGATCCCCAGGAGGAGAGCCTGAAATCGGGCGTGCGTCCGCCGCAGGAAAACTGGGGCTACGACATGCGCGACGGCGTGCTGACGGTGGCGCGCGGCGACATGCTCGATGAGCAGACGCTGCTGACGGTGCCGGGCAACTATCCGGCCTATTATGCCGCCGTGCGCAGCGCCATTCGCGGCGAAGGCGAAAACCCGGTGCCCGCAAGCCAGGCCATCGTCGTGATGGAGCTGATTGAAGCAGGGATTGAATCGGCGAAACGCCGCGCGGCATTCTGCCTGCGCAGTTAA
- the add gene encoding adenosine deaminase: MIDTRLPLTDLHRHLDGNIRTQTILDLGRQFNLALPADTLETLRPHVQITKNEPDLVSFLAKLDWGVKVLGSLEACRRVAYENMEDAARNGLHYVELRFSPGYMAMTHNLPVAGVVDAVIDGVRQGSRDYGVDARLIGILSRTFGEEACVAELDGLLAHRDHITALDLAGDELGFPGSLFLNHFNRGRDAGWHITVHAGEAAGPESIWQAIRELGAERIGHGVKAVEDPALMDFLAEQGIGIESCLTSNIQTSTVASLAHHPLKTFLEHNILATINTDDPGVQGVDIGHEYQVAAPAAGLSAAQIRTAQENGLKIAFLTDAEKQALVAKVSAA; this comes from the coding sequence ATGATTGATACCCGCCTTCCCCTTACCGACCTTCATCGCCATCTTGACGGCAACATCCGCACGCAAACCATTCTCGACCTGGGCCGCCAGTTTAATCTCGCCCTGCCCGCCGACACGCTGGAGACGCTGCGCCCGCACGTCCAGATCACTAAAAACGAACCGGATCTGGTGAGCTTCCTCGCCAAACTCGACTGGGGCGTGAAGGTGCTCGGCTCGCTGGAAGCCTGCCGCCGCGTGGCGTATGAAAATATGGAAGACGCCGCGCGCAACGGCCTGCATTATGTGGAGCTGCGTTTCTCGCCGGGCTATATGGCGATGACGCACAACCTGCCGGTGGCGGGCGTCGTCGACGCCGTGATTGACGGCGTGCGCCAGGGCAGCCGCGACTACGGCGTGGACGCCCGTCTTATCGGCATCCTGAGCCGTACTTTTGGTGAAGAGGCGTGCGTGGCCGAACTGGACGGCCTGCTGGCGCATCGCGACCACATCACCGCGCTCGATCTGGCGGGCGACGAGCTGGGCTTCCCCGGCAGCCTGTTCCTGAATCACTTTAACCGCGGGCGTGACGCGGGCTGGCATATCACCGTACACGCGGGTGAAGCCGCAGGCCCGGAGAGCATCTGGCAGGCAATTCGCGAACTGGGCGCCGAGCGCATCGGTCACGGCGTAAAAGCGGTGGAAGATCCGGCGCTGATGGATTTCCTGGCGGAACAGGGGATTGGCATAGAATCCTGCCTGACCTCGAATATCCAGACCAGCACGGTGGCGTCACTGGCGCATCACCCGCTGAAGACCTTCCTGGAGCACAATATCCTGGCCACGATTAACACCGACGATCCGGGCGTACAGGGCGTGGATATCGGCCATGAATACCAGGTAGCGGCACCCGCGGCGGGGCTGAGCGCGGCGCAGATCCGCACCGCGCAGGAGAACGGCCTGAAAATCGCGTTCCTGACGGACGCGGAAAAACAGGCGCTGGTGGCTAAAGTCAGCGCGGCGTAA
- a CDS encoding MalY/PatB family protein: MFDFSQAVDRRGTWCTQWDYVADRFGADDLLPFTISDMDFPTAPCVLEAVSQRLAHGVLGYSRWQNPEFTGAIAHWYATRFGCDIPREALVYGPSVIYMVSQLIRQWSAPGDEVLIHTPAYDAFWKTIVGNGRRVLGAPLTQNAHGWQCDMTALEALLARPQCKIMLLCSPHNPTGKVWRRDELETMAALCARHGVRVVSDEIHMDMVWSEHPHIPWSAVGQGRWALFSSASKSFNIPALTGAWGLIAQAEDRETYLQALKGRDGLSSPAVLSLVAYIAAYRDGAPWLDALRDYLRENLRFVAQQLNGAFAQLNWQPPEATYLAWIDLRPLGIDDEALQKALIEREKAAIMPGYTYGEEGRGFLRLNVGCPRSKLEQGVERLICAIRSL; encoded by the coding sequence ATGTTCGATTTTTCACAGGCGGTGGATCGCCGCGGCACCTGGTGTACTCAGTGGGATTACGTGGCGGACCGGTTTGGCGCAGACGATCTTCTGCCCTTTACCATCTCTGATATGGATTTCCCGACCGCGCCCTGCGTGCTGGAGGCGGTGTCGCAGCGGCTGGCCCACGGCGTGCTGGGCTACAGCCGCTGGCAGAACCCGGAGTTTACCGGCGCGATTGCGCACTGGTACGCCACGCGTTTTGGCTGTGACATTCCGCGTGAGGCGCTGGTTTACGGGCCGTCGGTTATTTACATGGTGTCACAACTCATCCGCCAGTGGTCAGCGCCGGGTGATGAGGTGCTGATCCACACGCCCGCTTATGACGCGTTCTGGAAAACCATCGTGGGCAACGGGCGGCGTGTGCTCGGTGCGCCACTCACTCAAAACGCACACGGCTGGCAGTGCGATATGACGGCGCTTGAGGCCCTGCTGGCGCGACCTCAATGTAAAATCATGCTCCTGTGCAGCCCGCATAATCCGACCGGCAAGGTGTGGCGACGCGACGAGCTGGAGACGATGGCGGCGCTCTGCGCGCGTCACGGCGTGCGGGTGGTGAGCGACGAAATTCATATGGATATGGTCTGGAGCGAACACCCGCATATTCCCTGGAGCGCTGTTGGCCAGGGGCGCTGGGCGCTGTTCTCGTCGGCGTCGAAAAGCTTCAATATTCCGGCGCTGACCGGGGCCTGGGGGCTTATCGCACAGGCTGAAGACCGTGAGACGTATCTGCAGGCGCTGAAAGGCCGCGACGGGCTCTCATCGCCCGCCGTGTTATCGCTGGTCGCGTATATCGCGGCTTACCGCGACGGCGCGCCCTGGCTTGATGCGCTGCGTGATTACCTGCGGGAGAACCTGCGTTTTGTGGCACAGCAGCTTAATGGCGCGTTTGCGCAACTTAACTGGCAGCCGCCCGAGGCGACCTATCTGGCCTGGATCGATTTACGCCCTCTCGGCATTGATGACGAGGCGCTACAAAAGGCGCTGATTGAGCGCGAGAAGGCGGCGATTATGCCCGGATACACTTACGGAGAGGAAGGACGCGGCTTCCTTCGCCTGAATGTCGGCTGCCCGCGCAGCAAACTCGAGCAGGGCGTGGAGCGGCTAATTTGCGCAATTCGTTCACTTTAA
- the malX gene encoding maltose/glucose-specific PTS transporter subunit IIBC, with protein sequence MTANTGQKNTLWGFMQQLGKTFMLPVALLSFCGILMGIGSSLSSHDVITLMPFLGNGVLQLIFTWMSKMGSFAFSFLPVMFCIAIPLGLARENKGVAAFAGFVGYAVMNLAVNFWLTAKGILPTQDAALLKANNVQSVLGIQSIDTGILGAVIAGVIIWLLHERFHKVRLPDALAFFGGTRFVPIVTTVVMGLVGLTIPLIWPFFAKGINALGWLINSTGSFAPMIFGTGERLLLPFGLQHILVALIRFTEAGGTMDVCGHSVSGALTIFQAQLNCPTSHGFAESATRFLSQGKMPAFLGGLPGAALAMYHCARPENRHKIKGLLISGVIACVVGGTTEPLEFLFLFVAPALYLIHALLTGLGFTMMALLGVTIGNTDGNIIDFVVFGVLHGLSTKWYWVPVVAGVWFVAYYAIFRFAIARFNLKTPGREAETAAVNVAPSGHTGKSGYDVPAILQALGGAENITSLDNCITRLRLSVKDMSRVDSAALKANRAIGVVQLNQHNLQVVIGPQVQSVKDEMDSLMHTVQA encoded by the coding sequence ATGACGGCGAATACGGGTCAAAAAAATACGCTTTGGGGATTTATGCAGCAGCTCGGCAAAACGTTTATGTTGCCGGTGGCGCTGCTGTCGTTTTGCGGCATTCTGATGGGCATCGGCAGTTCGCTCAGCAGTCACGACGTGATTACGCTCATGCCGTTTCTTGGCAACGGCGTGTTGCAGCTCATCTTCACCTGGATGAGCAAAATGGGCTCTTTCGCCTTCAGTTTTCTGCCGGTGATGTTCTGTATCGCCATTCCGCTGGGGCTGGCGCGTGAAAACAAAGGCGTGGCGGCGTTTGCCGGTTTCGTGGGCTACGCGGTGATGAACCTGGCGGTTAATTTCTGGCTCACCGCCAAAGGCATTTTGCCGACACAGGACGCGGCGCTGCTGAAAGCCAACAACGTGCAGTCGGTGCTCGGCATTCAGTCCATCGATACCGGCATTCTGGGCGCGGTGATTGCAGGCGTAATTATCTGGCTGCTGCATGAGCGCTTTCATAAAGTACGCCTGCCGGACGCGCTGGCGTTTTTCGGCGGCACGCGCTTTGTGCCTATCGTCACCACCGTGGTGATGGGCCTGGTCGGCCTGACGATTCCGCTCATCTGGCCGTTCTTCGCCAAAGGCATTAACGCGCTGGGCTGGCTGATTAACAGCACCGGCAGCTTCGCGCCGATGATTTTCGGCACCGGCGAGCGCCTGCTGTTGCCGTTCGGCCTGCAACATATTCTGGTGGCGCTGATCCGCTTTACCGAGGCGGGCGGCACGATGGATGTCTGCGGGCATAGCGTCTCCGGCGCATTGACTATTTTCCAGGCGCAGCTTAACTGCCCCACCTCGCACGGCTTCGCCGAAAGCGCCACCCGCTTCCTGTCGCAGGGGAAAATGCCGGCGTTCCTGGGCGGCTTGCCTGGCGCTGCGCTCGCCATGTATCACTGCGCCCGCCCGGAGAACCGACATAAGATCAAAGGGCTGCTGATTTCCGGCGTGATCGCCTGCGTGGTGGGCGGCACCACGGAGCCGCTGGAGTTCCTGTTCCTGTTTGTGGCGCCTGCGCTCTACCTTATCCACGCGCTGCTGACCGGGCTGGGTTTTACCATGATGGCGCTGCTCGGCGTGACCATCGGCAATACCGACGGCAATATTATCGATTTTGTGGTTTTCGGCGTGCTGCACGGGCTTTCCACCAAATGGTACTGGGTGCCGGTCGTGGCGGGCGTCTGGTTTGTGGCGTACTACGCGATTTTCCGCTTCGCCATCGCCCGCTTTAACCTGAAAACGCCGGGCCGTGAAGCTGAAACCGCGGCCGTTAACGTCGCGCCATCAGGCCATACCGGGAAATCGGGCTATGACGTCCCGGCCATTTTGCAGGCGCTCGGCGGCGCGGAGAATATTACGTCGCTCGATAACTGTATTACCCGCCTGCGCCTTTCGGTGAAGGATATGTCGCGGGTCGACAGCGCCGCGCTCAAGGCAAACCGCGCCATCGGCGTGGTGCAGCTTAACCAGCACAATTTGCAGGTGGTGATCGGCCCGCAGGTACAGTCGGTCAAAGATGAGATGGACAGCCTGATGCACACGGTGCAGGCGTAA